From a single Micromonospora pallida genomic region:
- the argF gene encoding ornithine carbamoyltransferase, translating into MTRHLLRDDDLTPAEQSAVLDLAARMKADRFGYRPLAGPRSVAVLFDKQSLRTRFSFDVGIAELGGHPLVVDTQVTHFGRGETLADAGRVLSRYVAAIVLRTHGDDRIAEVAEAATVPVVNALTDGFHPCQLLADLLTVREHCGGTAGRTLAYVGDAANNLAHSYLLAGATAGMHVRVAGPEGFAPDPAVLARAAEIAQSTGGSVRALTDPVAAVRDADVVATDTWTSMGQEADGLDRITPFLPYQVNKELLGHAAPDAIVLHCLPAHRGEEITDEVLDGPQSAVFDQAENRLHAQKALLTFLLEETTS; encoded by the coding sequence ATGACCCGGCACCTGTTGCGGGACGACGACCTGACCCCCGCCGAGCAGTCGGCCGTGCTGGACCTGGCGGCCCGGATGAAGGCGGACCGGTTCGGGTACCGGCCTCTCGCCGGACCGCGCTCGGTGGCGGTGCTCTTCGACAAGCAGAGCTTGCGCACCCGGTTCTCCTTCGACGTCGGCATCGCCGAGTTGGGCGGCCACCCGCTCGTGGTGGACACCCAGGTCACCCACTTCGGCCGGGGCGAGACCCTGGCCGACGCCGGGCGGGTGCTCTCCCGGTACGTGGCGGCGATCGTGCTGCGCACCCACGGCGACGACCGGATCGCCGAGGTCGCCGAGGCGGCCACCGTCCCGGTGGTCAACGCGCTCACCGACGGCTTCCACCCCTGCCAGCTCCTGGCCGACCTGCTCACCGTGCGCGAGCACTGCGGCGGCACCGCCGGCCGGACCCTGGCGTACGTCGGCGACGCGGCGAACAACCTCGCGCACTCGTACCTGCTGGCCGGGGCGACCGCCGGGATGCACGTCCGGGTCGCCGGGCCGGAGGGGTTCGCCCCGGACCCGGCGGTGCTGGCCCGGGCCGCCGAGATCGCCCAGAGCACCGGCGGGTCGGTACGGGCGCTGACCGACCCGGTCGCGGCGGTCCGGGACGCCGACGTGGTCGCCACCGACACCTGGACCTCGATGGGACAGGAGGCCGACGGGCTGGACCGGATCACCCCGTTCCTGCCGTACCAGGTCAACAAGGAGCTGCTCGGGCACGCCGCACCGGACGCGATCGTGCTGCACTGCCTGCCCGCGCACCGCGGCGAGGAGATCACCGACGAGGTGCTCGACGGCCCGCAGAGCGCGGTCTTCGACCAGGCGGAGAATCGCCTGCACGCCCAGAAGGCGCTGCTGACGTTTCTCCTGGAGGAGACCACCTCATGA
- a CDS encoding acetylornithine transaminase, whose amino-acid sequence MSTLVERWTHSMMDNYGTPPLGLVSGSGAVVVDEAGREYVDLVGGIAVNALGHAHPAVVAAVSKQVATLGHVSNLFVAEPPVALAELLLALAGRPGRVFFANSGAEANEAAFKLSRLTGRTHVVATEGGFHGRTMGALALTGQPAKADPFRPLPGDVTHVPYGDPAALAAAVTDATAMVIIEPIQGENGVVVPPAGYLVEARRITARHGALLVLDEVQTGIGRTGHWFAHQAEGVEPDLVTLAKGLGGGLPLGACLAFGRAADLLGPGSHGTTFGGNPVSCAAALAVVSTIASEGLLDHVKRVGERLRRGVEALGHPLVTEVRGAGLLLGVVLAAPVSKQVTEALRAAGFLANPVQPNVVRLAPPLILTPDQADAFLAALPAALDAAAVPAAASSPATDPTTTPETSA is encoded by the coding sequence ATGAGCACCCTCGTCGAACGCTGGACCCACAGCATGATGGACAACTACGGCACCCCGCCGCTCGGGCTGGTCTCCGGCTCCGGCGCCGTCGTGGTCGACGAGGCCGGCCGGGAGTACGTCGACCTGGTCGGCGGGATCGCGGTCAACGCGCTCGGCCACGCCCACCCGGCGGTGGTGGCGGCGGTGTCGAAGCAGGTCGCCACCCTGGGCCACGTCTCCAACCTGTTCGTCGCCGAACCGCCGGTGGCCCTGGCGGAGCTGCTGCTCGCCCTCGCCGGCCGGCCCGGCCGGGTCTTCTTCGCCAACTCCGGCGCCGAGGCCAACGAGGCGGCGTTCAAGCTGTCCCGGCTCACCGGCCGCACCCACGTCGTCGCCACCGAGGGCGGCTTCCACGGGCGGACCATGGGCGCGCTGGCGCTCACCGGCCAACCGGCCAAGGCCGACCCGTTCCGCCCGCTGCCCGGCGACGTTACCCACGTCCCGTACGGCGATCCGGCGGCCCTCGCGGCGGCGGTCACCGACGCCACGGCCATGGTGATCATCGAACCGATCCAGGGCGAGAACGGCGTCGTCGTGCCCCCCGCCGGCTACCTCGTCGAGGCCCGGCGGATCACCGCCCGGCACGGCGCGCTGCTGGTGCTCGACGAGGTGCAGACCGGCATCGGCCGCACCGGCCACTGGTTCGCCCACCAGGCCGAGGGAGTCGAACCCGACCTGGTCACCCTGGCCAAGGGGCTCGGCGGTGGGCTACCGCTCGGTGCCTGCCTGGCCTTCGGTCGGGCCGCCGACCTGCTCGGTCCGGGCTCCCACGGCACCACCTTCGGCGGTAACCCGGTCAGTTGCGCCGCGGCGCTCGCGGTGGTCTCCACCATCGCCAGCGAGGGACTGCTCGACCACGTCAAGCGGGTCGGTGAGCGGCTGCGCCGGGGCGTCGAGGCGCTCGGCCACCCCCTGGTGACCGAGGTACGCGGCGCGGGCCTGCTGCTCGGCGTGGTGCTTGCCGCGCCGGTGTCGAAGCAGGTCACCGAGGCGTTGCGGGCCGCCGGTTTCCTGGCCAACCCGGTGCAGCCGAACGTGGTCCGGCTGGCCCCGCCGCTCATCCTCACCCCCGACCAGGCCGACGCCTTCCTCGCCGCCCTCCCCGCAGCCCTCGACGCGGCGGCGGTCCCGGCCGCCGCGTCGAGCCCCGCCACCGACCCGACCACGACCCCGGAGACGAGCGCATGA
- the argJ gene encoding bifunctional glutamate N-acetyltransferase/amino-acid acetyltransferase ArgJ, giving the protein MTVTTPRGFRASGVAAGLKSGGAADVALVVNDGPDATVAGVFTANRVKAAPVLWTQQVVKGGVVRAVVLNSGGANACTGPAGFQDTHATAEHTAAALTSASPRLRLAGGDVAVCSTGLIGERLPMPKLLSGVRTAIRGLSRDGGTTAAEAIMTTDTRPKTTVIQGAGWTVGGMAKGAGMLAPAMATMLCVLTTDAVAGPDTLDAALRAACRVTFDRIDSDGCMSTNDTVLLLASGASGIEPTEAELTAAVTAACHDLAQQLIADAEGATKQIAIEVVGAAGEDDAVEVGRAVARNNLVKTALFGNDPNWGRILAAVGTTGAAFEPDGIDVAVNGVWVCRGGAAAEDRSKVDLSGRDVTIRIDLHAGSAEATVWTNDLSHAYVHENSAYST; this is encoded by the coding sequence ATGACAGTCACCACCCCTCGGGGCTTCCGGGCGTCCGGTGTCGCTGCCGGGCTCAAGAGCGGCGGCGCCGCCGATGTCGCCCTCGTCGTCAATGACGGCCCCGACGCCACCGTGGCCGGCGTCTTCACCGCCAACCGGGTCAAGGCCGCGCCCGTGCTCTGGACCCAGCAGGTCGTCAAGGGCGGCGTGGTCCGCGCGGTGGTGCTCAACTCGGGCGGCGCGAACGCCTGCACCGGCCCGGCAGGCTTCCAGGACACCCACGCCACCGCAGAGCACACCGCTGCCGCGCTCACCTCGGCCAGCCCCCGGCTGCGGCTCGCCGGGGGCGACGTGGCGGTCTGCTCCACCGGTCTGATCGGTGAGCGGCTGCCGATGCCGAAACTGCTCTCCGGGGTCCGTACGGCGATCCGGGGGCTCTCCCGCGACGGCGGGACCACCGCCGCCGAGGCGATCATGACGACCGACACCCGGCCGAAGACCACGGTCATCCAGGGGGCCGGCTGGACCGTCGGCGGGATGGCCAAGGGCGCGGGCATGCTCGCCCCGGCCATGGCGACCATGCTCTGCGTGCTCACCACCGACGCGGTCGCCGGTCCCGACACGCTCGACGCCGCGCTGCGCGCCGCCTGCCGGGTCACCTTCGACCGGATCGACTCCGACGGCTGTATGTCCACCAACGACACGGTGCTCCTGCTGGCCAGCGGAGCCTCCGGCATCGAACCGACCGAGGCGGAACTGACCGCCGCGGTCACCGCCGCCTGCCATGACCTGGCCCAGCAGTTGATCGCCGACGCCGAGGGCGCCACCAAGCAGATCGCCATCGAGGTGGTCGGCGCGGCCGGCGAGGACGACGCGGTCGAGGTGGGCCGCGCGGTGGCCCGCAACAACCTGGTCAAGACCGCGTTGTTCGGCAACGACCCGAACTGGGGGCGGATCCTCGCCGCCGTCGGCACCACCGGCGCCGCCTTCGAGCCGGACGGTATCGACGTCGCGGTCAACGGCGTCTGGGTGTGCCGGGGCGGGGCCGCCGCCGAGGACCGGTCCAAGGTCGACCTGTCCGGCCGTGACGTCACCATCCGGATCGACCTGCACGCCGGGTCCGCCGAGGCCACCGTCTGGACCAACGACCTGTCCCACGCGTACGTCCACGAGAACTCGGCCTACTCCACATGA
- the argC gene encoding N-acetyl-gamma-glutamyl-phosphate reductase yields the protein MGIRIGVAGASGYAGGELLRLIAGHPEFDLVAATAHSQAGQPVSAVHPQLAGLDLTLAATDPAALADADLVFLALPHGQSAALAATLPSTVKVVDLGADHRLADAAAWQRYYGGTHAGTWTYGLPELPGQRVAIATADRVAATGCYAVATTLALAPLVAAGAVSPADVVVVAASGTSGAGRAAKAHLLGSEVMGDLSPYKVGAHQHVPEIKQATGATGLSFTPVLAPMPRGILATVTAVPATVDADPRAVLAEAYADAPFVHVLPEGRWPHTAATLGSNSCHLQVTHDVDTGRVIVVSAIDNLGKGAAGQAVQCANLMLGLPETTGLSLWGIAP from the coding sequence ATGGGTATCCGAATCGGGGTTGCGGGAGCGAGCGGCTACGCCGGCGGTGAGCTGCTGCGCCTGATCGCCGGGCACCCGGAGTTCGACCTCGTCGCCGCCACCGCGCACAGTCAGGCTGGCCAGCCGGTCAGTGCCGTACACCCGCAGCTCGCCGGGCTGGACCTGACGCTTGCCGCCACCGATCCGGCCGCCCTGGCCGACGCGGACCTGGTCTTCCTGGCCCTGCCGCACGGCCAGTCGGCAGCCCTCGCTGCCACCCTGCCGTCGACGGTCAAGGTGGTCGACCTTGGCGCCGACCACCGGCTGGCCGACGCCGCCGCCTGGCAGCGGTACTACGGCGGCACGCACGCCGGGACGTGGACCTACGGCCTGCCGGAGCTGCCCGGCCAGCGCGTGGCGATCGCCACGGCCGACCGGGTCGCCGCTACCGGCTGCTACGCGGTGGCCACCACCCTCGCGCTCGCGCCGCTGGTCGCCGCCGGAGCTGTCTCGCCCGCTGACGTGGTGGTGGTCGCCGCCTCCGGCACCTCGGGCGCCGGCCGGGCCGCGAAGGCCCACCTGCTGGGCAGTGAGGTGATGGGCGACCTCTCGCCCTACAAGGTCGGCGCGCACCAGCACGTGCCCGAGATCAAGCAGGCCACCGGCGCGACCGGCCTGAGCTTCACCCCGGTCCTCGCGCCGATGCCGCGCGGCATCCTGGCGACGGTCACCGCCGTGCCGGCCACCGTCGACGCCGACCCGCGCGCGGTGCTCGCCGAGGCGTACGCGGACGCGCCCTTCGTGCACGTGCTGCCCGAGGGGAGGTGGCCGCACACCGCCGCCACGCTCGGCTCGAACTCCTGCCACCTCCAGGTCACCCACGACGTCGACACCGGTCGGGTGATCGTGGTCAGCGCCATCGACAACCTCGGCAAGGGCGCCGCCGGCCAGGCGGTGCAGTGCGCCAACCTGATGCTCGGCCTGCCCGAGACCACCGGCCTGTCCCTCTGGGGGATCGCACCATGA
- the argB gene encoding acetylglutamate kinase, with amino-acid sequence MTILTDLTRAQAKAATLIEALPWLAEFSGATIVVKYGGNAMVDAELQRAFAADMVFLRHAGLKPVVVHGGGPQISAMLGRLGITSEFRGGLRVTTPEAMDVVRMVLVGQVGRELVGLINAHGPFAVGLSGEDAGLFTAVRRPAYVDGEPVDVGLVGDVDSVDVSVVTDLIAAGRIPVVSTVAPDADGVLHNLNADTAAAALAIALEARKLVVLTDVPGLYANWPDTTSLVSEITTDELAELLPRLEAGMVPKMEACLRAVRGGVPAAHVVDGRVAHSTLLEVFTSEGFGTMVVNGEDGPAEQEGTVGS; translated from the coding sequence ATGACTATCCTCACCGACCTCACCCGTGCCCAGGCCAAGGCCGCCACGCTGATCGAGGCGCTGCCCTGGCTCGCCGAGTTCTCCGGCGCGACCATCGTCGTCAAGTACGGCGGCAACGCGATGGTCGACGCGGAACTCCAGCGGGCCTTCGCCGCCGACATGGTCTTCCTCCGCCACGCCGGTCTGAAGCCGGTGGTCGTGCACGGCGGCGGACCGCAGATCTCCGCGATGCTCGGCCGGCTCGGCATCACCAGCGAGTTCCGGGGCGGCCTGCGGGTCACCACCCCCGAGGCGATGGACGTCGTCCGGATGGTCCTGGTCGGCCAGGTCGGCCGGGAACTCGTCGGCCTGATCAACGCGCACGGCCCGTTCGCCGTGGGCCTCTCCGGCGAGGACGCCGGGCTGTTCACCGCCGTGCGCCGCCCCGCGTACGTGGACGGGGAACCGGTCGACGTCGGCCTGGTGGGGGACGTGGACTCGGTCGACGTCTCCGTGGTGACCGACCTGATCGCGGCCGGCCGGATCCCGGTCGTCTCGACCGTCGCGCCGGACGCCGACGGGGTGCTGCACAACCTGAACGCCGACACCGCCGCCGCCGCGCTGGCCATCGCCCTCGAGGCCCGCAAGCTGGTCGTCCTCACCGACGTACCCGGCCTGTACGCGAACTGGCCGGACACCACCAGCCTGGTCTCCGAGATCACCACCGACGAGCTGGCGGAGCTGCTACCCCGGCTGGAGGCCGGCATGGTGCCGAAGATGGAGGCGTGCCTGCGGGCGGTGCGCGGCGGCGTCCCCGCCGCGCACGTGGTGGACGGCCGGGTCGCCCACTCCACGCTGCTGGAGGTGTTCACCTCGGAAGGATTCGGAACGATGGTCGTGAACGGGGAAGACGGACCCGCGGAGCAGGAAGGCACGGTCGGGTCATGA